The genome window TTATGACAGAATGCCCTTTGAGGACCACATAGTTTGGCATCTTTGCCTTCTTCTCACTGAAGTTAAGTGCTGCACGAAATCTTAGAAGCCTCGTGGGGCTCGGAGGTCTCAGGTGGTCCTTGTGATGTGGGACAAATCGAACATTTACATGTCCATGTCCAGGTGACAGCTTGTCTGTTTCTTCCTGCAGTTGATCACCACAGAACAGAACTTCCTCAAAGACAGTTTGTACAACGAGGGAATCCTGATTGTGTGGGACCCATCTGTTTACCATTCAGATATTCCCAAGGTAAGTGGGTGTCCCCTGGAAACAGGGATTGAGTCTCCTGTTTGCCAATAGCTTTGCCCGAGCTCCTGGCTGACCTGGGCCATCTGGGAGGACTGGCTGTGCCACCCCACTTTATTTGGACAGCAGTTCGGACATATTTCTGTCCTGCACTAGTGCTCCCCATGCTCTGGTCCGCATTGCCTTCTATTGGTCTCCTAACGATGGTTTGTCGCAGGAGGAACAGTGGCTCTTTTGCTATCTGTGTGGTGAGGTTACTCCTGACGAACATCAGCAGGAATAGATAATGGGTTACTATTAGTCCTATAAATCGTGTCACCACCCTTGCCCCACACTTTCAATTTCCAGAATTCTCCTCATTTCACTCTCATAACAACATGAGGAAGTAGACAGAAGTGTCGTTTGtttccatttacagatgaggaaactggaatGTGGAGAGGGAAAGTCACCTCTTTCAGGACTTGATTTCCTAAGGAAAGGGCCAGATCTGTAACATCAGCTCATTCAAGGGAAGAAGACGGGAGTGTCAGGCCTGCTGGACTCGGCCTATCCAGAATGGCCCTCTCACTGTCATGCGTGGCAGTTGGCCTCTCTCTGGCGTGGGCTGCAGTGGCCACAGGAGAATGGCTTTAGGAAGGACAGAGAACACGGCTCTTGGGACACTGAATTTGCAAGTTGGACGTAGCAATAGTTGGCAAGCTCTGGTGATctttcccacccccactgcctcagtttccacagttTTGCACTGATCTTTGcccccataaaaataaaaatgagggtggGACTCGATGGTGCCAGGGGCCCCTTGCAGCACTGATATCATTCCCAGATTCTATGATCTTTAAATCTGAAGCTGTTCCAGGGTCACCGTGCTCAAAATCCCCTGTGAGCACAAGCTACATGCTGGCTCCCCCTGCTAATGAGAGCTGTGATATGGAGGGAAGTCTGAAATTTTCTCTAATGGAGGGCCGTGCCTCTGTATTCTGCCTTgctccttttctcctccctcctccccatgtcCCCAGTTGAGGATGACTGGTGGCACTGGCATACTTCTCCCCTTGAGACaaatcatttccttctttttcagtgGTACAAGAATCCTGACTACAGATTCTTTGATAACTACAAGAGCTATCGTAAACTGCATCCTGATCAGCCCTTTTACATCCTCAGACCCCAGATGCCCTGGGAGCTGTGGGACATCATTCAAGAAATCTCCCCAGAGGAGATTCAGCCAAACCCCCCGTCCTCTGGGATGCTTGGTGAGTCTATGTCTGGGAAAGACCTCTTGTGTTTGTTTATAGAGGAGAATAGCTTTCTCCTGgggtctcattcattcattcatttgttcattcatttgtttaccaAATAATTACTGGGTTTTTGCTGGCTTTGTACACTATGCCAGTTTCCAGCTAAGTTACAGAGATTAATAAGATagacttcctttttctttagGATGTTCAGTGGGAGAGTTCAGTCAGGTGTCTGAGGTAGCATTCAATTTGTGCGAGGAGGGAGCGACCACCCTGGTGCCACAGGAGAGAGGACACTATCTAGGTGGACAGTCCAAGAGCTTTGAGGAGGAGTAGCTTTGCATCAGGCCTGTGAGAGGGGCAGATTTGGCAGGTGGATGTGGAGTGAAGCAGAGACAAGAGGGGAGGTGGTAACACAGAGAGAACAGGGCTGGGACTCCGTTGAGGAGAGCGAGACGCTGACATCAGCCATACCACTTAAACATGTGCCAAAAAATTCAGGAACAAGGTAGTATCTTAAcacaatatcttttaaaaatcacaatgcaAAATTGTATGATGAatgaaatatcaaaattttaaataaagacaggatGAATAATAATATGCTGAGCCATAGTGAAATCTGAAGATAAAGGAAGaatcaataatactttatttaaaatttaaaaaattgttcatgCTAATTGTGGCCCTGAGAGAATGAGCAGTGAAGTTTGACTGGGTTTGGGAGCGATGAACGGAGCTGTGGGAGCTGATGTGGAGTGGGTTGGGGGGGTGGCGGTCAGAGTACAGAGGGGCCCTGAATGCTGGCTATAGACTTTCTTCTTGGACTTTCTCCAGTTCCCTTGGCCTTTAGGGAATAtctgccttccctccctttcactttt of Eptesicus fuscus isolate TK198812 chromosome 3, DD_ASM_mEF_20220401, whole genome shotgun sequence contains these proteins:
- the ST6GAL1 gene encoding beta-galactoside alpha-2,6-sialyltransferase 1 isoform X2, translated to MKTTIRLMNSQLITTEQNFLKDSLYNEGILIVWDPSVYHSDIPKWYKNPDYRFFDNYKSYRKLHPDQPFYILRPQMPWELWDIIQEISPEEIQPNPPSSGMLGIIIMMTLCDQVDIYEFLPSKRKTDVCHYYQKFFDSACTMGAYHPLLFEKNMVKYLNQGADEDIYLLGKATLPGFRSIHC